One region of Acidimicrobiia bacterium genomic DNA includes:
- a CDS encoding YggT family protein, whose protein sequence is MIQFVCYAATAYIGIMIVSIILSYVVMIGQLPSDHVANRVWRLFSRLVDPVLARIRMVVKPIRVGSAMLDLSPIIVIIALNILQAVIGC, encoded by the coding sequence ATGATTCAATTCGTTTGTTACGCCGCCACGGCGTACATCGGCATCATGATCGTCTCGATTATCCTGTCGTATGTCGTCATGATCGGGCAGTTGCCGTCGGACCATGTAGCCAATCGCGTATGGCGACTTTTCAGTCGCCTGGTGGATCCGGTACTTGCCAGGATCAGGATGGTCGTCAAACCCATTCGAGTCGGCTCGGCGATGCTTGATTTGAGCCCGATCATCGTCATCATCGCCCTGAATATTCTGCAGGCGGTTATTGGATGTTGA
- the murB gene encoding UDP-N-acetylmuramate dehydrogenase: MSLPCYWLGVIGMLTDLVLKGTVREGVDLGPLTTYKVGGPARWLLDADQINDLEAVSPYDGPVLVIGRGSNLVVADEGFPGLVIRLGAAFSGIDLKGYDVSAGSTVPLPAVARAAAKAGIGGFAWMVGVPGSVGGAIRMNAGCFGSDISSTLTSATVFDLRTGVATEREPATFDYQYRSSNLNSHEIVLAGQFAGSPGDPEEIEDAMREITRWRRDHQPGGTHNAGSVFKNPKGDAAGRIIDDLGLKGTRVGQVSVSTKHANFFVAETGATARDIHGLVSLIQSLVHERTGVWLVPEMVFVGFEE; the protein is encoded by the coding sequence ATGAGCTTGCCGTGTTACTGGCTGGGGGTCATCGGGATGTTGACTGACCTGGTGCTGAAAGGAACGGTGCGTGAGGGTGTCGACCTGGGACCGTTGACCACCTACAAGGTCGGCGGTCCGGCGCGCTGGCTGCTTGACGCTGACCAGATAAACGATCTCGAAGCCGTGAGTCCCTACGACGGGCCGGTTCTCGTGATTGGGAGGGGCTCGAACCTCGTCGTGGCCGATGAGGGATTCCCTGGATTGGTCATTCGACTCGGAGCTGCTTTCTCGGGCATTGACCTGAAGGGTTATGACGTCTCGGCCGGATCGACTGTTCCGTTACCGGCGGTTGCCAGGGCGGCTGCCAAAGCCGGGATCGGAGGATTCGCCTGGATGGTCGGGGTTCCCGGGTCGGTGGGAGGCGCCATCCGCATGAACGCCGGCTGCTTCGGAAGTGACATCTCCAGCACGTTGACGTCAGCAACGGTGTTCGACCTGCGAACCGGGGTTGCCACCGAGCGGGAACCCGCCACCTTTGACTATCAATACCGATCGTCGAACCTGAATTCGCACGAGATCGTGCTGGCGGGCCAGTTTGCCGGGTCACCGGGTGATCCCGAGGAGATCGAAGATGCCATGCGAGAGATCACCCGCTGGCGACGAGACCACCAACCGGGTGGCACCCACAATGCAGGCAGCGTGTTCAAGAACCCGAAAGGTGATGCGGCCGGCCGGATCATCGATGATCTCGGGCTAAAGGGTACCCGGGTAGGCCAGGTGTCGGTGTCGACGAAACACGCCAATTTTTTTGTCGCAGAGACCGGAGCGACCGCCCGGGATATCCACGGCCTGGTTTCGTTGATCCAGTCATTGGTTCATGAGCGGACCGGTGTTTGGTTGGTCCCGGAGATGGTGTTTGTGGGGTTTGAGGAATGA
- a CDS encoding polyphenol oxidase family protein, producing MSRGSATHHAFSVASDGDLRQGDRRRFSLKHQVATEWATVNQVHAGRVVVATEPGIHGDADALVTRTTGLPVAIFTADCLGLVFEGTGVIGVAHAGWRGLDAGVLEATVEAMGALGSSPHRVTAGPGMRRCCYEVGPEVAAVFPDSRALTTWGTVSVDLMAESKRRLPGLVFEEFGGCTGCDDKYFSYRNGAVVERMVAMGWLG from the coding sequence TTGTCCAGGGGTAGTGCCACGCACCACGCATTCTCGGTTGCCAGCGATGGCGACCTGAGGCAAGGCGATCGACGACGATTCAGCCTGAAGCATCAGGTCGCTACCGAATGGGCGACCGTCAATCAGGTGCACGCCGGGCGAGTGGTCGTGGCTACCGAACCCGGCATACACGGAGATGCCGATGCTCTGGTCACTCGAACGACGGGCCTCCCGGTAGCGATATTCACGGCCGACTGTCTTGGTTTGGTTTTTGAAGGTACCGGTGTAATTGGGGTCGCCCACGCCGGTTGGCGAGGTCTTGATGCCGGGGTCCTGGAAGCAACCGTTGAGGCTATGGGTGCTCTGGGAAGCTCACCACATCGCGTGACGGCGGGACCGGGAATGAGACGGTGTTGCTACGAGGTCGGCCCCGAGGTTGCGGCCGTCTTTCCCGACTCGCGAGCACTCACCACCTGGGGTACCGTATCGGTGGATCTGATGGCTGAGTCAAAGCGCCGCCTTCCAGGGTTGGTTTTCGAGGAATTCGGTGGCTGCACCGGTTGCGACGACAAGTACTTCTCATACCGTAATGGGGCCGTCGTCGAGCGGATGGTCGCCATGGGGTGGTTGGGATGA
- a CDS encoding YggS family pyridoxal phosphate-dependent enzyme gives MRGLEEVEKRIVAACERAGRPRESVQLVAVSKGQPIEKLQEAYRAGQRVFGESRAQELAVKYGAVGPDVEWHFIGPLQRNKIRQVRPAVAMLHSLDRIELAAAWMKGPGQAPPALLQVKLGGEATKHGFQVEAVRGAVEACEELGLPLVGLMAIPPPSSDQNEARAWFERLRDVRDSLNHKAVRELSMGMSQDFEVAIEAGATIIRVGSAIFGDRTS, from the coding sequence ATGAGGGGTCTTGAGGAGGTAGAGAAGCGGATTGTCGCCGCCTGTGAACGAGCGGGTCGACCACGTGAGTCGGTGCAGTTGGTCGCCGTTTCGAAGGGGCAACCGATCGAGAAGCTTCAGGAAGCCTATCGGGCCGGTCAACGCGTGTTCGGCGAGAGTCGAGCCCAGGAGCTGGCAGTCAAGTATGGAGCCGTCGGACCAGACGTCGAATGGCACTTCATCGGCCCGCTGCAGCGCAACAAGATCCGGCAGGTGAGGCCGGCCGTGGCGATGTTGCATAGCCTTGACCGAATCGAATTGGCGGCCGCCTGGATGAAGGGACCCGGTCAGGCACCGCCGGCGCTCCTGCAGGTCAAGCTGGGCGGTGAGGCAACCAAACATGGCTTTCAGGTCGAGGCAGTCCGTGGTGCCGTGGAGGCATGTGAAGAACTGGGGCTCCCCCTCGTGGGACTCATGGCCATTCCGCCACCTTCGAGCGACCAGAACGAGGCTCGAGCCTGGTTCGAGCGGCTTCGAGATGTTCGGGATTCACTTAACCACAAGGCGGTCAGGGAACTATCGATGGGTATGTCACAGGATTTTGAAGTGGCCATCGAGGCGGGTGCGACAATTATCCGCGTCGGGTCGGCTATCTTTGGCGATAGAACGAGTTAG
- a CDS encoding cell division protein SepF — protein sequence MASVFQKGLVWLGLVDEDQLTDEEVVAGPRHVEAAPHPERSAVSRPSGRVGGSGRQAPMTAPGEVIGRRVEPPPSARRSSSDRGDLAAVRPMSSPDGRTQIVVVSDFDDAKILADRIREREPVVLDLRTTEPEMVRRIIDFSTGLTYSLDGSMRKISDGVILISPPRVSIGRDEKRRLASLGLFDLDPDI from the coding sequence GTGGCTTCTGTGTTTCAAAAAGGTTTGGTGTGGCTCGGCCTGGTCGATGAGGACCAGTTGACCGATGAGGAAGTTGTTGCCGGGCCGCGTCACGTCGAAGCCGCCCCGCATCCCGAACGTTCGGCCGTTTCGCGCCCGAGTGGCCGGGTCGGTGGTTCCGGTCGCCAGGCTCCGATGACGGCGCCAGGTGAGGTAATCGGTCGAAGGGTAGAGCCGCCTCCGTCGGCGCGTCGATCCTCATCGGACCGGGGTGACCTGGCTGCGGTGCGGCCAATGTCGAGTCCAGACGGTAGAACGCAAATTGTGGTTGTCTCCGACTTTGACGATGCGAAGATCCTTGCCGACCGGATCCGGGAGCGAGAACCTGTGGTGTTGGATTTACGAACGACGGAACCCGAAATGGTTCGTCGAATCATCGATTTCTCGACGGGATTGACGTATTCCTTGGATGGCTCCATGCGAAAGATCAGCGACGGTGTCATCCTCATTTCACCACCGCGTGTCTCGATCGGCCGCGACGAGAAGCGTCGCCTTGCGTCACTCGGACTCTTTGATCTCGATCCTGATATCTAA
- the ftsZ gene encoding cell division protein FtsZ, with protein MSSPQNYLAVIKVVGVGGGGVNAVNRMIEAGIRGVEFIAVNTDAQALLMSDADVKLDLGRDITRGLGAGANPEVGRAAAEAHREELEEVIKGADMVFVTAGEGGGTGTGGAPVVADVARSLGALTVGVVTRPFGFEGRRRSLQAEQGIQNLREAVDTLIVIPNNRLLEVADPKMPIIEAFRMADEILTSGVAGITDLITTPGLINVDFADVKTIMQDAGTAVMGIGQATGDDRAIQAAARAIASPLLETSMDGARGVLLSIAGPSSMTLHEVNAAATVVAESSDTEAEIIFGAIIDDALGQDMRVTVIAAGFDGKGSRQRGLASGSFTPSASRPRPSDDGDFEIPSFVQG; from the coding sequence ATGAGTTCACCTCAAAATTATCTTGCCGTAATCAAAGTCGTAGGTGTCGGTGGCGGTGGCGTAAATGCCGTCAATCGCATGATTGAAGCCGGCATTCGCGGCGTTGAGTTCATCGCCGTCAATACAGATGCTCAAGCGTTGTTGATGTCCGATGCCGACGTCAAGCTCGACCTTGGACGTGACATCACCAGAGGCCTCGGCGCCGGTGCCAACCCGGAGGTTGGAAGGGCAGCAGCCGAAGCCCACCGCGAGGAACTCGAAGAAGTCATCAAAGGGGCCGACATGGTCTTCGTCACCGCCGGTGAGGGTGGTGGTACGGGTACCGGAGGAGCCCCGGTTGTAGCCGATGTCGCCCGCAGCCTTGGAGCCTTGACGGTAGGCGTCGTCACCCGTCCCTTCGGGTTCGAAGGTCGTCGTCGCTCCCTTCAGGCCGAACAGGGAATTCAGAACCTACGCGAGGCAGTCGATACGCTGATCGTCATCCCGAATAATCGGTTGCTTGAGGTGGCTGATCCGAAGATGCCGATCATCGAAGCCTTCCGAATGGCCGATGAGATCCTAACTTCAGGAGTGGCGGGCATCACCGACCTCATCACGACTCCGGGACTGATCAATGTCGACTTTGCCGATGTGAAGACAATCATGCAGGACGCCGGCACGGCAGTCATGGGTATCGGTCAGGCCACCGGCGACGACCGGGCCATTCAGGCTGCGGCCAGGGCGATTGCCTCACCGCTACTCGAAACCTCCATGGACGGTGCTCGCGGAGTTCTGCTCTCGATCGCCGGCCCGTCATCCATGACACTCCACGAGGTCAACGCCGCGGCAACCGTCGTGGCGGAGTCGTCCGACACCGAGGCTGAGATCATTTTCGGGGCCATTATCGACGACGCACTCGGACAAGACATGCGGGTGACCGTAATTGCTGCCGGGTTCGACGGCAAAGGTTCGCGCCAGCGAGGGCTGGCCTCCGGGAGTTTTACTCCGTCGGCCAGTCGCCCACGCCCATCTGATGACGGTGATTTCGAGATTCCGAGTTTTGTCCAGGGGTAG
- a CDS encoding FtsQ-type POTRA domain-containing protein translates to MSQSVDPRIEARRRVVQVNRSRVSARRVVWILMVVALLATAVWVVKSPALSIEAIAVDGAFNTPVDSILAEVGITSGEPLLLVSTGSAEVALRANPYVADVAVRKVFPNTIEVVLIERVPVAVLEHRTGDVVVAVDGMVLAAVGEVDVATRGRVLASADPVEVGERITEVFDLAAIRFLAAWQGMPAVVSQIDGELWADVDGFTVRLGGPIEMDQKARSLAAVILEGQPTGSLINVIAPTRPTVMVPEADSANPSPAP, encoded by the coding sequence ATGAGCCAATCGGTGGACCCGCGCATCGAGGCGCGCCGTCGCGTGGTGCAGGTGAACCGATCCCGGGTCAGCGCTCGTCGGGTGGTCTGGATCCTTATGGTCGTTGCCCTTTTGGCGACAGCCGTGTGGGTTGTAAAGTCGCCTGCTTTATCGATCGAGGCGATCGCGGTCGACGGGGCTTTCAACACGCCCGTCGACTCCATTTTGGCCGAAGTAGGGATTACCAGCGGCGAACCGCTTCTCCTGGTCAGCACGGGGTCGGCCGAGGTGGCTCTGCGCGCCAACCCCTACGTGGCCGATGTGGCCGTCAGGAAGGTTTTTCCCAACACGATCGAAGTGGTGTTGATCGAGCGTGTTCCGGTAGCCGTCCTTGAGCATCGAACCGGTGATGTGGTGGTCGCCGTGGACGGCATGGTCCTCGCAGCTGTTGGTGAGGTTGACGTTGCCACTCGCGGACGGGTGTTGGCGTCTGCCGATCCGGTGGAGGTGGGGGAACGGATTACCGAGGTATTCGACCTTGCCGCGATCCGGTTCCTGGCCGCTTGGCAGGGCATGCCAGCGGTGGTGAGCCAGATCGACGGTGAACTATGGGCCGATGTCGATGGCTTCACCGTCCGGCTGGGGGGGCCTATCGAAATGGATCAAAAGGCGAGGTCTCTGGCAGCCGTGATCCTCGAAGGGCAGCCGACCGGGTCGCTCATCAACGTGATTGCCCCGACCCGCCCGACCGTGATGGTCCCGGAGGCGGATTCAGCGAACCCCTCCCCGGCACCCTGA